Proteins from a genomic interval of Ornithodoros turicata isolate Travis unplaced genomic scaffold, ASM3712646v1 ctg00000945.1, whole genome shotgun sequence:
- the LOC135375771 gene encoding uncharacterized protein LOC135375771: MARKPFHVKRLKKALGQWTGQSVAVASSATDESEGELHKLLRGADLLSYHDKFIEQGADSVQQLCDSTDEEFQTLAEHVGMARKPLHVKRLKNALKQWSCHAAVMTSIPSSESEREIHELLQRADLLAYYDKFIEKGVDNVQQLFDLTKEEFQELMDLVGMAGFPFHVMSFKKELEQYTGHPGTDPAAQFHLHMERSQQWKDVRKEMHEAIAAKDEAGVRKCLDAAPALKLWLDPVKDKSALYKAVEEKALRIHGLLISRECALKDDEDSSCYEGLTHVERAEIRRQQYYTTKYEDSYIDYLKSKSRSASGCDDFGVRLEKTFKQLCSDEVNKSILKVVATAPHLDIVFDSVAKNVKRITGSGGCSTRGLTYHEEERVYVCGSTEKREVWGTLIHELSHMALTLVYKNEGKPYNCGDKEKEHHYQEILNDVKGRKNNVHFLIQKAFDNNEEEELIVRIPHILTECDEGNRILELQAPKLLKFFKDTVMPDMQRYIMNGIPSIDSTEIEKENIRLGKASHVGQFKVNFEKPLDLRDLQNMPLLVLAGPELRLLEIMVYNTVQSTGQPYLFFEANQMDDTLKHVLVNYKCGFVLVTVYPNKNVQDVIALLSEVSRVTGTNVIFLVEDSGKSSLLEQVQGDAFFAAGLVVHNILEASLEHVSNSCKKEVFEKSRVELQGTYVSFFPEAMNMDTFSCCVDTSVFLNLCEHKNINLGPPLHELEECVQNCYVERVFTRAVKIDLKKCRMDDENEAFALLGCLHGCAAKLVPDGYEAKHQKNLMQFEKFVILKEPCDYEALLKNGNYQGKVVHLLRTNKSGNEVLWTKSNGRLSHLPATGSDDYTTEVLLKVPEKVVVVSGTPGKTQDEKRWVLYVDLPRRMKLVKTASPSLKYLADLCQVQKDGLEFVLFEESLNNGSPFKVVVMLDGFDEVTEECRECVGELVQFLAEREVYKVYIFTRTVFKRDVQDALHTVSYDLVPFSVQNQNDFLTKCRVQTETSATRNDAFAAKFQQLYATLKEKNKTILETPLLLRMMAQMESGEITESHDYSSLLNIADICGGSIYTVHIYKMFVEYKHLVHRKEKLKEDIVLRATRGEHEAAQSSFYTHHRLLAMKCIFPQYILKTLLNEDELVQLDPEGSFMKGVVDNSLKEGFVNRINEGIPEFVHKTFAEFFAAHYLLEKAKIRTKSSYWEKVVQLYGKDDYEGVMLLFDGLASESRPLHSAVINNDASYFKQHDIQREDMLVVDGLERTPWHVAALHSDKATLNRLPMDDELIKNDSLDMSPLGCNRQRFHEPYSGPFDSWKVKNNSRSAPQEQRNLALEEAVLLVTPRYHKTGSDPCDKYGSGVNVHEAGGHHEPASTGDSLDERPTNQP; the protein is encoded by the exons ATGGCCAGAAAGCCATTTCACGTCAAGAGACTAAAGAAAGCACTGGGCCAGTGGACAGGACAGTCAG TCGCGGTAGCGTCCAGTGCGACCGACGAATCAGAAGGGGAACTGCACAAATTACTTCGAGGAGCGGATCTTCTCTCCTACCACGACAAGTTCATCGAACAAG GCGCAGACAGTGTGCAGCAGCTTTGTGACTCAACCGACGAAGAGTTCCAGACACTCGCCGAGCACGTAGGCATGGCCAGAAAGCCCCTTCACGTGAAAAGATTGAAGAACGCACTCAAACAGTGGTCATGCCATGCAG CCGTAATGACGTCCATTCCTTCAAGCGAGTCGGAGCGTGAAATTCACGAACTGCTTCAGCGAGCGGATCTCCTCGCCTACTACGACAAGTTCATCGAGAAAG GCGTAGACAATGTGCAGCAGCTTTTTGACTTGACGAAAGAAGAGTTCCAGGAGTTGATGGATCTTGTTGGCATGGCCGGATTCCCTTTTCACGTGATGAGCTTCAAGAAGGAACTGGAACAGTACACAGGGCATCCAG GAACTGATCCGGCAGCTCAATTTCATCTCCACATGGAAAGGTCGCAACAGTGGAAAGACGTCAGGAAGGAAATGCACGAAGCTATTGCGGCCAAAGACGAGGCTGGTGTTCGAAAGTGCCTGGATGCCGCGCCTGCATTGAAACTGTGGTTGGACCCTGTGAAAGATAAGTCAGCTCTTTACAAAGCAGTCGAAGAGAAAGCTTTGCGTATTCATGGTCTCTTAATCTCGCGCGAATGCGCCCTCAAAGACGACGAAGACTCATCGTGTTACGAAGGTCTCACACATGTTGAACGAGCTGAAATTCGTCGGCAACAATATTACACCACCAAATACGAGGACTCTTACATCGACTATCTGAAAAGCAAATCCCGGAGCGCCAGCGGATGTGATGACTTCGGTGTACGATTGGAGAAGACGTTTAAGCAGCTCTGCAGTGATGAAGTAAACAAGAGTATCCTGAAAGTTGTTGCAACAGCACCACACCTAGATATAGTGTTCGACTCTGTGGCTAAAAACGTTAAGAGGATTACTGGATCCGGCGGGTGTTCCACACGCGGTCTGACCTATCATGAAGAAGAAAGGGTTTACGTCTGCGGCAGCACAGAGAAGCGAGAAGTTTGGGGAACTCTCATTCATGAGTTGTCCCACATGGCACTGACCTTAGTTTACAAGAATGAGGGAAAGCCATATAACTGCGGCGACAAGGAGAAGGAACATCATTACCAAGAAATTCTGAACGATGTTAAAGGAAGGAAAAATAATGTGCATTTCCTTATCCAGAAAGCCTTCGACAATAATGAGGAAGAAGAGCTAATTGTACGGATTCCTCACATACTGACGGAATGTGACGAAGGAAATAGGATTCTGGAGCTTCAAGCGCCGAAACTACTAAAGTTTTTCAAGGACACTGTCATGCCAGACATGCAGAGATACATTATGAATGGAATCCCGTCCATAGATTCAACGGAAATCGAAAAAGAGAACATAAGACTTGGAAAAGCTTCCCATGTTGGCCAATTCAAAGTCAATTTCGAGAAGCCGCTGGACCTGCGTGACCTGCAAAATATGCCTCTTCTCGTCCTTGCGGGTCCAGAATTGAGACTCCTCGAAATAATGGTTTACAACACTGTGCAATCCACGGGGCAGCCATACTTGTTTTTCGAAGCAAACCAAATGGACGATACGCTAAAGCATGTGTTAGTGAACTACAAATGTGGATTTGTGCTTGTAACTGTTTATCCAAACAAAAACGTCCAAGATGTTATTGCACTTCTGAGTGAAGTATCCCGTGTGACTGGAACAAACGTCATCTTCCTTGTGGAAGACAGCGGCAAATCTTCCTTGTTGGAGCAAGTGCAAGGAGACGCATTCTTTGCCGCTGGACTTGTAGTGCATAACATCCTTGAAGCCAGTTTGGAGCATGTTTCGAATAGCTGCAAAAAAGAAGTTTTCGAAAAATCTCGCGTAGAACTTCAGGGAacttatgtttctttttttcctgaagCAATGAATATGGACACCTTCTCATGTTGTGTAGACACTTCGGTTTTCCTAAACCTCTGTGAGCATAAAAACATTAACCTGGGACCTCCGCTTCATGAACTCGAAGAATGTGTTCAGAACTGTTATGTGGAGCGAGTGTTTACAAGGGCCGTGAAAATTGACCTCAAAAAGTGCAGAATGGACGACGAGAATGAGGCTTTCGCACTTTTGGGGTGTCTGCATGGTTGTGCTgcaaaacttgtacctgatggCTACGAGGCAAAACATCAGAAAAATTTAATGCAGTTTGAAAAATTTGTGATCCTTAAGGAACCATGTGACTATGAAGCTCTCCTGAAAAATGGTAATTACCAAGGGAAGGTAGTGCATCTGTTGCGGACCAACAAATCCGGTAACGAAGTGCTGTGGACTAAATCAAATGGTCGTCTCAGTCACCTTCCAGCGACGGGAAGTGACGATTATACCACGGAGGTGTTGTTGAAGGTGCCCGAGAAGGTCGTCGTCGTCTCTGGTACTCCTG GTAAAACTCAAGACGAGAAGCGGTGGGTGCTCTACGTCGACCTTCCTCGGAGAATGAAATTAGTGAAAACTGCGTCTCCTAGTCTGAAATATCTAGCGGATCTGTGCCAAGTACAGAAAGATGGGCTGGAGTTCGTCTTGTTCGAAGAAAGCTTGAACAATGGGAGCCCTTTCAAGGTCGTTGTCATGTTGGATGGCTTCGATGAAGTAACCGAAGAATGTCGAGAGTGTGTGGGGGAACTTGTACAGTTTCTAGCTGAGAGAGAAGTTTACAAGGTGTACATTTTTACTCGCACTGTGTTTAAGCGTGATGTACAAGATGCCTTGCACACGGTGTCATATGATCTCGTTCCCTTTTCTGTACAGAACCAGAATGATTTTCTCACAAAATGTAGGGTCCAAACAGAAACTTCAGCGACCAGGAATGACGCATTTGCGGCAAAATTCCAGCAACTGTACGCGACAttgaaagagaaaaacaagaCAATCCTGGAAACCCCTCTCCTACTTCGCATGATGGCACAGATGGAGAGCGGGGAAATTACGGAGTCGCACGATTACTCTTCGCTGCTTAATATTGCTGACATTTGTGGCGGCAGTATATACACTGTACACATCTACAAGATGTTTGTCGAGTACAAGCATCTTGTGCACCGAAAAGAAAAGTTGAAGGAAGACATCGTCCTACGTGCCACGCGAGGGGAGCACGAAGCAGCGCAGTCTTCATTCTACACACACCATCGTCTCCTCGCTATGAAGTGTATATTTCCTCAGTATATATTGAAAACCTTATTGAATGAAGACGAATTAGTGCAGTTAGATCCAGAAGGAAGTTTCATGAAGGGCGTTGTGGACAATTCTCTCAAAGAAGGTTTTGTGAATAGAATTAATGAAGGAATTCCCGAGTTCGTTCATAAGACTTTCGCCGAATTTTTCGCAGCTCACTATCTCCTGGAGAAGGCAAAGATAAGGACAAAATCGAGCTATTGGGAAAAAGTAGTACAACTATATGGTAAAGATGACTACGAGGGTGTAATGCTGTTGTTCGATGGACTGGCGTCGGAGTCCCGTCCACTTCACTCTGCTGTGATAAACAACGACGCTTCATATTTTAAGCAACATGATATCCAAAGAGAGGACATGCTCGTTGTCGATGGGCTCGAAAGGACACCATGGCACGTAGCAGCCCTGCATTCTGATAAAGCAACATTGAATAGGCTTCCAATGGATGATGAACTAATCAAGAATGATTCATTGGATATGTCACCGTTGGG